A genomic region of Gossypium hirsutum isolate 1008001.06 chromosome D01, Gossypium_hirsutum_v2.1, whole genome shotgun sequence contains the following coding sequences:
- the LOC121213732 gene encoding uncharacterized protein: MASWKKTIATPFRKACTFFNQQPRDKKSQTEHEKHVMDLHGEVMACAYEDVQVMWSILDKSKSTACNIKP, translated from the exons ATGGCTTCTTGGAAGAAAACCATCGCTACGCCTTTCAGAAAAGCTTGCACTTTCTTCAACCAGCAACCAAGGGATAAGAAGTCCCAAACAG AGCATGAAAAGCATGTGATGGATCTGCATGGGGAAGTGATGGCATGTGCATATGAAGATGTCCAAGTCATGTGGTCCATTCTTGACAAGTCCAAGTCCACGGCTTGTAACATCAAGCC